The Gossypium hirsutum isolate 1008001.06 chromosome D07, Gossypium_hirsutum_v2.1, whole genome shotgun sequence genome includes the window GGTCCGCAAGAGATGTAGACAACTTTCTGTGGGGAATCGAGCAATACTTTCGTGCCAAAGGCATCACAGAGGATGTCACTAAGGTAATTACTACTGCGATGTATTTATCTGATGTTGCTTTGTTATAGTGGCGTCGTAGGTCCATTAATGTGAGACGTGGTGAGACCGAAATCAGAACTTGGGAGGAGTTTCTGTGTGAGTTCAAagcacagttttacccagagtatGCCGAGGATGAGGCTCGGGCAAAGTTGCGTCAGCTTGCTCAACAAGATACTGTGAGGGAGTATGTGCAGGAGTTTAGCGAACTTATGCTTCAAATCTCATATATGGGGGAGAAAGAGGCATTCTTTTCCTTCATGGACGGATTAAAACTGTGGGCAAAGCAGGAGTTGCAACGTCGAAGAGTTCAAGAACTCACCAATGCTATGTCCGTAGCAGAATCGCTTGCTGAATTTGGTGGGAAGAAAGACAATGCCAATTATTCTAAGCTCAGATTTAATCAAAAGGGTAATAGTGGAGGAGATAAAGAAAGACCCACTAGGAACGGAAACGGTAAGAAGCCTTGGGACAAGAAAAAGAGTGGGCCTATAAGTTGCTTTCACTGTGATGGTCCACATATAATCAAGGACTACCCAAAGAAGGCCGCTGTCACGGCTATGAAAGTAAAGAGGGAGTCCGATGTGGAGGATAACAATCTTTGTTCGATACTAGGGGGTGTCGAAGATAGAATGAGCCATGGTTTGATGTTTGTAGATATCATTGTGGCTGGCAAAAAATTGAATGCGCTCGTTGACACAAGCGCTTTTGATTTGTTCATGTCCAAGGAGGCTGCTTGTAAACTGGGCCCCAAGATAGATAATGAAGTGGGTCGGATCAAAACAGTGAACTCAGAAAGTATTCCAATCAAGGGGGTTTCAAAGAGAGTGGATCTTCAGCTCGACAAATGGTCTGGAAAGGtatccattaaggtaataccacttgatgattatgattttatGGTTGGACTAAGCTTTCTAGATCAGGTTAATACTCTTATTGCCCCTTCGAGCAATTACATGGTGATTTCAGACGTGAAACATCAATGCATGGTGAAAGTAATAAGGAAAAGAAGCTTTGAGGGAAAAACACTGTCAGCAATTCAGTTTGCTAAAGGTGTACATAGAAATGAAGTATCATATTTAGCAACCTTGAAGATCGAAGAGACCGCTGAGTCTGTTAGTGAGACCCCGAAAGAAGTGGGTCAATTGTTGCAATCTTTCCGAGATATAATGCTTGCTCAGTTGCCTAAAATTTTGCCACCTaagagggaggtggaccacaaaatcgagttagtGTCCAATGTGGTGCCGCAAGCAAGGGCCCCTTATCATATGTCTCCGCCAGAATTAGAAGAGTTGCGGAAACAATTGAAGGAACTTTTGGATGTGGGATTCATTAGACCATCTAAATCCTCATACGGTGCCCCAGTGTTGTTCCAAAAGAAACATGATGGGTccttgagaatgtgcatcgattatcaagCTCTAAACAAGATCACTGTGAATAATAGGTACCCTATTCCTCTTATTgcagatttgtttgatcaacttggTAGTGCAATatggtttaccaagttagatCTGAGATCGGGGTATCATCAAGTTCGGATAGCCAAGGGAGATGAACcaaagacagcttgtgtgacacggtacggttcgtatgagttccttgtgatgcctttctgACTCACGAATGCCCCAGCTACATtctgcaccctaatgaataaggtacttcaacaATTTCTTGATtgttttgtggttgtttaccttAATGATATTGTGGTGTATAGCAAGTCTCTTGAAGAGCACATGGGACACCTGAGGGAGGTGCTCcaaactttgagggaaaatgagcTGTTCATCAATGAGGAGAAATGCTCATTTGCCTAACAAGAGGTGTCATTCCTAGGCCACATTGTAGGAGATGGTAAGATCCGAATGGATAAGAGCAAGGTTTGAGCCATTTCAGAGTGGGAGCCTCCAACCAAGGTAACAGAATTGAGATCCTTCCTTGGGTTGGCAAATTACTATCGACGCTTTGTTGAAGGCTACTCTAGAATTACGACTCCCTTGACggacatgttgaaaaaggggaagGTATGGGATTGGAAACCGGAATGTGAGAAGGCTGTTAATCAATTAAGGTAAGAAATGACTAGGAAACCCGTACTTGCCTTGCCGGATTTTTCGAAGCCTTATGTGGTACACACGGATGCATCAGATTATGCTATAGGGGGAGTACTAATGCAAGATGGGCACCCAATTactttcgagagtcgaaagcttaatgAGACGGAGCGTAGATATACGGTCTAAGAGAAAGAAATTACTGTGGTAGTACACTGCTTGCGCACATGGAGACATTATCTAttgggttccaggttcgtggtcCTTACTGATAATGTTGCCAATAGTTACTTTCTAACCTagaaaaagttgtctcccaagcaggctcgttggcaggttttacTAGCGGAGTTTGATTTTAC containing:
- the LOC107960790 gene encoding uncharacterized protein; translated protein: MSKEVERMKTRGRARKASRSRDILSALEDRVVTLENFVGVIKERIDDVDDKLHDGLQSMKEQLKVYVLDNVEQLTGRDDAIETMVAALKEEIAELKGELTIHKAALGNGGLAVVAPKPNIDVPKPKEFKGTRSARDVDNFLWGIEQYFRAKGITEDVTKWRRRSINVRRGETEIRTWEEFLCEFKAQFYPEYAEDEARAKLRQLAQQDTVREYVQEFSELMLQISYMGEKEAFFSFMDGLKLWAKQELQRRRVQELTNAMSVAESLAEFGGKKDNANYSKLRFNQKGNSGGDKERPTRNGNGKKPWDKKKSGPISCFHCDGPHIIKDYPKKAAVTAMKVKRESDVEDNNLCSILGGVEDRMSHGLMFVDIIVAGKKLNALVDTSAFDLFMSKEAACKLGPKIDNEVGRIKTVNSESIPIKGVSKRVDLQLDKWSGKVSIKVIPLDDYDFMVGLSFLDQVNTLIAPSSNYMVISDVKHQCMVKVIRKRSFEGKTLSAIQFAKGVHRNEVSYLATLKIEETAESVSETPKEVGQLLQSFRDIMLAQLPKILPPKREVDHKIELVSNVVPQARAPYHMSPPELEELRKQLKELLDVGFIRPSKSSYGAPVLFQKKHDGSLRMCIDYQALNKITVNNRYPIPLIADLFDQLGSAIWFTKLDLRSGYHQVRIAKGDEPKTACVTRKSLEEHMGHLREVLQTLRENELFINEEKCSFA